One Cryptosporidium parvum Iowa II chromosome 5, whole genome shotgun sequence DNA segment encodes these proteins:
- a CDS encoding Unc45-like TPR repeat containing protein, whose translation TFTRYTRNERNGHYDRGDEILANTYRKLMIEKSNIISFMYIILEKNISNNNINDNNNKNTTSSSLPFIFNIANNIVDLIVNTEDLNEKNSKEILSLRGKIIQKGGLKCLLDSITIIDNELLNLKSNKSSSTNIFSINKKYLIDRSREYKQAISKLLIYISPTLISYKLLVECAIKIQSLLEDEHELLQYESALAITNILSKSFDKISQDSENDSISIRIYNSGLGWSLLKSLCFTDNNLLRAAGLEGLCNFCNKDYVVLNHFISSKSNGIEDLKLFIAFSQEQDNRIQIAALGALAMLSSYSDVSKIIIDNWNQFGIQLIQVSEDFYNNNNNNLEVKERLVFCLNNLLLYISSQNNNNNNNQVLLNIHKSIQDCIIFLE comes from the coding sequence ACATTTACCAGATATACTCGTAATGAAAGAAATGGACATTATGATAGAGGTGATGAAATTCTTGCAAATACTTAtagaaaattaatgattgaaaaatcaaatattataagTTTTATGTATATTATTcttgaaaagaatatttccaataataatattaatgataataataataaaaatacaacttcatcatcattgccatttatatttaatattgcaaataatattgttgaTTTAATTGTTAATACAGAAGACttgaatgaaaaaaattcaaaagaaatattatctttaagaggaaaaataatccaaaaaGGTGGTCTTAAATGTTTACTTGATTCTATTACCattattgataatgaattattaaatcttaaatcaaataaatcttcatctactaatatattttcaataaataaaaaatatctGATTGATAGATCCAGAGAATATAAACAAGCCATTAGTAAATTACTGATATATATTTCACCAACACTTATTTCTTATAAATTACTTGTAGAATGtgcaataaaaattcaatcaTTACTTGAAGATGAACATGAACTTTTACAATATGAATCAGCTCTGGCAATTACAAATATACTTAGTAAAtcatttgataaaatttcacaagattctgaaaatgattcaatTTCTATAAGAATTTATAATAGTGGTCTTGGATGGagtttattaaaaagtcTTTGTTTTactgataataatttattaagaGCTGCTGGTTTAGAAGGACtttgtaatttttgtaataaagATTATGTTgttttaaatcattttatttcaagTAAATCCAATGGtattgaagatttaaaattatttattgctTTTTCACAAGAACAAGATAATAGAATCCAAATTGCAGCTTTAGGTGCTTTAGCTATGTTATCTTCTTATTCTGATGTTTCaaagattattattgataattgGAATCAATTTGGAATACAATTAATTCAAGTTTCTGAagatttttataataataataataataatttagaaGTTAAAGAAAGGCTtgttttttgtttaaataatttattattatatatttcttctcaaaataataataataataataatcaagtattattaaatatccATAAAAGTATTCAAGATTGcataatatttttagaataa
- a CDS encoding signal peptide containing protein with 6 transmembrane domains: protein MNPYQHIKISILNCIKLISNLETISIIFGYLFTISTGQPCGTFITRFSIYYIPDITKEKSIRMIQILTVIELFVRVISGYLSDLLANNKIMYKSTQTIILTLTMSLSLLLINYLKSYWLVVIFGVGFSYAGMYSIAPSYIRSLFKPTEFALVNSFCYSMVIPGNLILSLVLANTPQKYTTSLQIIGYLSLIPLSIMIVYKIQYLYKKCIIKNEMQDETIEDDENNDNNNKNIFENIEYGIDKIAQDITILQKDINNFQKVMSEINLIDKIKNKDKSDKNNKNNNNNNNNSLTISTYSSSSSMLPSSGDISKNTSMSNIKN from the coding sequence ATGAACCCGTATCAAcatataaaaatatcaatattaaattgtattaaattaatatccAATTTGGAAACTATATCGATAATATTCGGATACTTATTTACCATAAGCACCGGACAACCTTGTGGTACCTTTATTACaagattttcaatatattatataccAGACAttacaaaagaaaaatcaatcagaatgattcaaatattaacagttattgaattatttgtaaGAGTTATTTCTGGTTATTTAAGTGATTTATTggcaaataataaaataatgtATAAAAGTACGCAAACCAttattttaactttaacaatgtcattatcattattattaataaattatttaaaatcttATTGGTTGGTTGTAATATTTGGAGTAGGATTTTCATATGCTGGTATGTATTCAATTGCTCCATCATATATAagatcattatttaaaccAACAGAATTTGCTTTGGTTAATTCATTTTGTTATTCAATGGTAATTCCTGGTAATCTGATATTATCATTAGTATTAGCAAATACACCACAAAAATATACAACATCATTACAAATTATTGGTTATCTATCATTAATACCATTATCAATAATGATTGTAtataaaattcaatatttatataaaaagtgtattattaaaaatgaaatgcAAGATGAAACAATTGAAGATGAcgaaaataatgataataataataagaatatatttgaaaatattgaatatggTATTGATAAAATAGCTCAAGATATTACAATTTTAcaaaaagatattaataattttcaaaaagttATGagtgaaataaatttgattgataaaattaaaaataaagataaatcTGATAAgaataacaaaaataataataacaataataataatagtcTAACAATTTCAACTTATTCAAGCTCATCTTCAATGCTGCCTTCTTCTGGTGATATAAGTAAAAATACATCGAtgagtaatattaaaaattaa